In Triticum aestivum cultivar Chinese Spring chromosome 5B, IWGSC CS RefSeq v2.1, whole genome shotgun sequence, the following proteins share a genomic window:
- the LOC123114081 gene encoding DEAD-box ATP-dependent RNA helicase 3, chloroplastic → MASLLTLPSLSLSSPSGGAGLAPALRLRAAFRCWALGRRWAGAAAAIASPNSVLSEHAFKRLGLGGGSGDEDEEGYGSDQEGAAVEGLQQGDADELAISRLGLPAQLVATLEKRGITHLFPIQRAVLIPALEGRDLIARAKTGTGKTLAFGIPMIKQIIEQDEGRTPGRGRIPRALVLAPTRELAKQVEKEIMESAPKLSTVCVYGGVSYNTQQNALSRGVDVVVGTPGRLIDLINGGSLQLGEVRYLVLDEADQMLAVGFEEDVETILQQLPAERQSMLFSATMPSWVKKLSRRYLNNPLTIDLVGDQDEKLAEGIKLFAIPLTTTSKRTILSDLITVYAKGGKTIVFTRTKRDADEVSLALTTSIASEALHGDISQHQRERTLNGFRQGKFTVLVATDVASRGLDIPNVDLIIHYELPNDPETFVHRSGRTGRAGKAGNAILMFTTNQRRTVKSLERDVGCKFEFIGPPTMEEVLDSSAEHVIATLRGVHPESIQYFVPAAERLSQELGPTALASALAHLSGFSQPPSSRSLISHEQGSVTLQLTRDPAYARGFFSPRSVTGFLSDVSPSAADAVGKIFLIADERVQGAVFDLPEEIAKDLLTMELPEGNTLSKVTKLPVLQDDGPATDSYGRFSNSDRGSRNRRGSSRGGMGGGSRGRGSWDSDEGFRRGGRSSSRPDNDIWSDDDFSGGGVRRSNRSSSPGGGRSSYGGRGGSSSFGDRSSSFGERSSSYGGRGGSSFGSRDRSFSGACFTCGQSGHRASDCPNK, encoded by the exons ATGGCTTCCCTCCTCACGCTCCCGTCCCTCTCCCTCTCCAGCCCCAGCGGCGGCGCCGGCCTCGCGCCCGCGCTCCGGCTCCGCGCCGCCTTCCGCTGCTGGGCGCTCGGCCGCAGGTGGGCGGGCGCCGCCGCGGCCATCGCGTCGCCCAACTCCGTGCTCAGCGAGCACGCCTTCAAGCGCCTCGggctcggcggcggcagcggcgacgaggacgaggaggggTACGGGAGCGACCAGGAGGGGGCCGCCGTGGAGGGGCTGCAGCAGGGGGACGCGGATGAGCTCGCCATTTCCAGGCTCGGCCTCCCCGCCCAGCTCGTCGCCACGCTCGAGAAGCGCGGAATTACCCATCTCTTCCCCATCCAG AGGGCTGTGTTGATTCCAGCACTTGAGGGCCGTGACCTGATTGCAAGAGCAAAGACTGGAACTGGAAAGACGCTAGCCTTCGGTATACCCATGATCAAGCAAATAATCGAGCAGGACGAAGGGCGGACTCCTGG GCGTGGTCGTATTCCTCGAGCTTTGGTCCTTGCACCCACTAGGGAGCTGGCTAAACAAGTTGAGAAAGAAATTATGGAATCAGCGCCAAAGCTTAGTACAGTGTGTGTTTATGGTGGTGTCTCGTATAATACCCAGCAGAATGCACTCTCCCGTGGTGTAGATGTTGTCGTAGGAACTCCAGGTCGCCTAATTGATTTGATAAACGGTGGAAGTCTTCAGTTGGGAGAAGTTAGGTATCTGGTCCTTGATGAGGCTGACCAGATGCTTGCAGTTGGGTTTGAAGAAGATGTGGAAACAATATTGCAACAACTGCCAGCTGAACGACAAAGCATGCTTTTCTCTGCGACCATGCCTAGTTGGGTGAAGAAATTGTCTAGGCGGTATTTGAATAATCCTTTGACAATTGATTTG GTCGGTGATCAAGATGAAAAACTAGCTGAAGGAATCAAACTCTTTGCTATTCCACTCACAACAACTTCAAAGCGCACCATTCTTAGCGATCTCATTACG GTATATGCAAAGGGTGGGAAAACTATTGTTTTCACTCGGACAAAACGGGATGCAGACGAGGTATCATTGGCATTGACAACCAGTATTGCATCTGAGGCGCTTCACGGTGATATTTCACAACATCAGCGTGAGAGGACATTAAATGGTTTCCGCCAAGGGAAATTTACTGTTCTTGTGGCAACTGATGTTGCTTCTCGTGGTCTTGATATACCCAATGTCGATTTG ATTATTCATTATGAGTTGCCAAATGACCCTGAGACTTTTGTTCATCGTTCTGGACGCACTGGACGAGCAGGGAAAGCAGGAAATGCAATCTTAATGTTTACAACCAATCAGCGAAGGACAGTTAAATCACTTGAACGTGATGTTGGATGCAAATTTGAATTTATTGGCCCACCTACAATGGAAGAGGTACTGGATTCATCTGCAGAGCATGTCATTGCTACTCTGCGAGGTGTGCACCCCGAGTCGATTCAATACTTTGTTCCAGCGGCTGAGAGACTAAGCCAAGAACTAGGACCTACTGCTCTTGCTTCTGCATTGGCACATCTGAGTGGATTTTCTCAGCCACCTTCTTCACGTTCCCTGATTAGCCATGAGCAG GGATCAGTGACATTACAACTTACCAGGGATCCGGCATATGCAAGAGGCTTCTTTTCTCCTAGATCTGTCACTGGTTTTCTGTCTGATGTCTCTCCATCTGCTGCTGATGCAGTAGGAAAAATATTCCTAATAGCAGATGAGAGG GTCCAAGGAGCAGTCTTTGATTTACCCGAGGAGATTGCAAAGGATTTGCTTACTATGGAACTGCCTGAAGGAAACACCTTGAGCAAAGTAACAAAG CTGCCAGTGTTGCAAGATGATGGCCCTGCTACCGACTCTTACGGCCGATTCTCAAACTCGGACCGGGGTTCTAGGAACCGGCGGGGGTCGTCCAGGGGCGGTATGGGCGGCGGCTCAAGAGGACGTGGTAGTTGGGACTCTGATGAAGGATTCCGTCGTGGTGGCAGGAGCTCCAGCAGACCTGACAACGATATTTGGTCAGATGATGACTTTTCAGGTGGTGGTGTGAGGAGATCAAACCGTTCGTCATCCCCCGGCGGCGGCCGCTCGTCCTATGGTGGGCGTGGTGGCTCGTCATCCTTCGGTGACAGATCATCGTCCTTTGGTGAACGCTCATCGTCTTACGGTGGTCGTGGTGGCTCATCCTTTGGCAGCAGGGACAG AAGCTTCAGTGGCGCTTGCTTCACATGCGGGCAGTCAGGGCACAGAGCATCAGACTGCCCAAACAAGTAG